One stretch of Novosphingobium pentaromativorans US6-1 DNA includes these proteins:
- the argF gene encoding ornithine carbamoyltransferase, whose translation MTRHFLSLSDAGGDTIAAMLNDAIDRKAARKDWPKARPDADAPLAGHVLAMIFEKNSTRTRVSFDMAMRQLGGSALIMEAGSTQLGRGETVADTARVLSRMVDAIMIRTDDHAKIEELAHYAEVPVINGLTDLSHPCQIVADLLTVVERGFALPGLQVAWLGDGNNVANSLIEAAGQMKFTVRIGGPAGYEPNAGFIEQARAAGAEVILTQDPAEAVKGAQVVVTDTWVSMGQPGGEKHVAAMQPYQVNAALMAQADPRAMFLHCLPAHREEEVTNEVIDGPQSAVWDEAENRLHSQKSVLLWALGKL comes from the coding sequence ATGACCCGGCATTTCCTCAGCCTGTCTGACGCAGGCGGTGACACGATCGCCGCGATGCTGAACGATGCGATCGATCGCAAGGCGGCGCGCAAGGATTGGCCCAAGGCTCGTCCCGATGCGGACGCGCCCCTGGCGGGCCACGTTCTGGCGATGATCTTCGAGAAGAATTCGACCCGCACCCGCGTATCCTTCGACATGGCGATGCGCCAGCTGGGAGGCAGCGCGCTCATCATGGAGGCGGGAAGCACGCAACTCGGCCGCGGCGAGACCGTGGCCGACACCGCACGCGTGCTCAGCCGCATGGTCGACGCGATCATGATCCGTACCGATGATCACGCCAAGATCGAGGAGCTGGCGCATTATGCCGAAGTTCCGGTGATCAACGGCCTGACCGACCTGTCGCACCCGTGCCAGATCGTCGCGGACCTGCTGACCGTCGTCGAACGCGGGTTCGCGCTGCCCGGTCTTCAGGTCGCGTGGCTCGGGGACGGCAACAATGTCGCCAATTCGCTGATCGAGGCGGCGGGGCAGATGAAGTTCACCGTGCGTATCGGCGGGCCTGCCGGCTATGAGCCGAACGCCGGCTTCATCGAGCAGGCGCGCGCTGCCGGGGCCGAGGTGATCCTTACCCAGGATCCGGCCGAAGCGGTCAAGGGGGCGCAAGTCGTCGTAACCGATACCTGGGTGTCGATGGGCCAGCCGGGCGGGGAAAAGCACGTCGCGGCGATGCAGCCCTATCAGGTCAATGCGGCGCTCATGGCGCAGGCCGATCCCCGTGCGATGTTCCTGCACTGCCTGCCCGCGCACCGCGAGGAGGAAGTGACCAACGAAGTGATCGACGGACCGCAGTCTGCCGTCTGGGATGAGGCGGAGAACCGCCTCCATTCGCAGAAGTCCGTCCTGTTGTGGGCACTGGGCAAGCTGTGA
- a CDS encoding aspartate aminotransferase family protein, with protein MSITPLMPVYPRCGVRPVRGEHCHLISEDGRRFLDFASGIAVNALGHSHKGLIGALQKQAETLMHVSNLYGSPQGEAIAQRLVDLTFADTVFFTNSGAEAVECAIKTARAYHQSVGNDEKYELITFNNAFHGRTMATISASSQEKMHKGFLPLLPGFKYVDFNDLEAARAAIGPNTAGFLVEPIQGEGGIRIADEAFLHGLRQLCDEHDLMLVLDEVQSGVGRSGTLYAYEQYGIEPDIMATAKGIGGGFPVGACLATEKAARGMVAGTHGSTYGGNPFAMAAIGAVLDVIADDEFLEGVRATGERLKARLEQFIGNYPDLFELVRGRGLFIGLKMKVEPRPFVAHMRDNHQVLAVSAGDNVVRVLPPLVIDDSHIDEFMEKLSAAAASYKPEEVS; from the coding sequence ATGTCGATCACCCCGCTGATGCCCGTATACCCCCGGTGCGGAGTTCGGCCCGTTCGCGGCGAGCACTGCCATCTGATCAGCGAAGACGGCCGCCGCTTCCTCGATTTCGCCAGTGGCATTGCGGTCAATGCGCTGGGCCACTCGCACAAGGGGTTGATCGGCGCGCTGCAGAAGCAGGCCGAGACCCTGATGCATGTCTCGAACCTCTATGGCAGCCCGCAGGGCGAAGCCATCGCCCAGCGGCTGGTGGACCTGACCTTCGCCGATACGGTGTTCTTTACCAATTCGGGCGCCGAGGCGGTCGAATGCGCGATCAAGACGGCGCGTGCCTATCACCAGTCGGTCGGCAACGATGAGAAATATGAACTCATCACCTTCAACAATGCCTTCCACGGCCGCACGATGGCGACGATCAGCGCGTCCAGCCAGGAAAAGATGCACAAGGGCTTCCTGCCCCTGCTGCCCGGCTTCAAGTACGTCGATTTCAACGATCTCGAAGCCGCCAGGGCGGCGATCGGGCCCAACACTGCCGGGTTCCTGGTAGAGCCGATACAGGGCGAAGGCGGCATCCGCATCGCCGACGAGGCTTTCCTGCATGGCCTGCGTCAGCTTTGCGACGAACATGACCTGATGCTCGTACTCGACGAAGTGCAGAGCGGTGTGGGTCGTTCGGGCACGCTCTATGCCTACGAACAGTACGGTATCGAGCCGGACATCATGGCGACGGCCAAGGGCATCGGCGGCGGCTTCCCGGTTGGCGCCTGCCTTGCCACCGAAAAGGCTGCCCGCGGCATGGTCGCAGGAACACACGGTTCGACCTACGGCGGCAACCCTTTCGCAATGGCCGCGATCGGCGCAGTGCTCGACGTGATCGCCGACGATGAGTTCCTTGAAGGCGTACGCGCGACGGGTGAGCGGCTGAAGGCGCGTCTCGAACAGTTCATCGGCAACTACCCGGATCTCTTCGAACTGGTCCGTGGTCGCGGCCTGTTCATCGGGCTGAAGATGAAGGTCGAGCCACGTCCCTTCGTGGCGCACATGCGCGACAATCACCAGGTTCTCGCGGTTTCGGCCGGCGACAACGTGGTACGCGTGTTGCCGCCGCTCGTGATCGATGACAGCCACATCGACGAATTCATGGAAAAGCTGTCAGCCGCAGCGGCCAGCTACAAGCCCGAAGAGGTATCCTGA
- a CDS encoding cold-shock protein — protein MGFDRGRRGRGRDKRDRFGEDDFDPFFAGQDRFGGGDRFGGGDRFGGGGDRFGGGGDDRGGGGPRGGGFGGGGGGGRGFGGGGGGGPRGGGMPAQVVGQGRGVVKFFNSAKGFGFIQRDEGGDDVFVHISSVERAGLEGLAEGQQLEFQLVDRGGKVSATDLVVVGDVIPVQKREAAPQRQLTGEKATGTVKFFNSMKGFGFITRDDGQPDAFVHISAVERSGLSALNEGDRVEFDIEVDRRGKYSAVNLSPLQG, from the coding sequence ATGGGTTTTGATAGAGGTCGTCGCGGAAGGGGACGCGATAAGCGGGATCGGTTTGGAGAGGACGATTTCGATCCGTTCTTCGCCGGGCAGGATCGATTTGGAGGCGGCGATCGCTTCGGCGGTGGCGACCGTTTTGGCGGAGGCGGTGATCGCTTCGGCGGCGGTGGTGACGACCGCGGTGGCGGTGGCCCGCGCGGCGGCGGCTTCGGCGGCGGCGGCGGTGGTGGTCGCGGCTTCGGCGGCGGTGGCGGCGGCGGTCCGCGTGGCGGCGGTATGCCGGCCCAGGTCGTCGGTCAGGGCCGTGGCGTCGTAAAGTTTTTCAATTCGGCAAAGGGCTTCGGCTTCATCCAGCGCGATGAAGGCGGTGACGATGTGTTCGTGCACATCAGCTCGGTCGAGCGTGCCGGTCTCGAAGGCCTGGCCGAGGGTCAGCAGCTTGAATTCCAGCTCGTCGATCGCGGCGGCAAGGTTTCGGCGACCGACCTCGTGGTCGTCGGCGACGTGATCCCCGTGCAGAAGCGCGAGGCTGCACCGCAGCGCCAGCTGACCGGCGAAAAGGCCACCGGCACGGTGAAGTTCTTCAATTCGATGAAGGGCTTTGGCTTCATCACCCGTGACGATGGGCAGCCCGATGCCTTCGTTCACATCAGCGCAGTCGAGCGTTCCGGCCTCAGCGCCCTGAACGAAGGCGATCGCGTGGAATTCGACATCGAGGTCGATCGACGAGGCAAGTACTCGGCGGTCAACCTGTCGCCGCTTCAGGGTTGA
- a CDS encoding TIGR01244 family sulfur transferase, with product MFRQITDTVFASPQIGQDAIAAAKDMGIVRIINNRPEGESDDQTSGAEIEAAAKAAGMDYVAIPVTHAGFSEAQVDAMYDALENAGGPVLAYCRSGTRSTLLWALARAKAGDNPTVIASKAAAAGYDVSPIRQLIEMLAARS from the coding sequence ATGTTCCGCCAGATTACCGACACCGTTTTCGCCAGCCCGCAGATCGGCCAGGACGCCATTGCGGCCGCGAAAGACATGGGAATCGTGCGGATTATCAACAATCGTCCCGAAGGTGAAAGCGACGATCAGACCTCGGGAGCGGAAATCGAAGCGGCTGCGAAAGCCGCCGGAATGGACTATGTCGCAATCCCGGTAACGCACGCGGGTTTCAGCGAAGCCCAGGTCGACGCGATGTACGATGCGCTGGAAAATGCTGGCGGCCCGGTGCTGGCCTATTGCCGTTCGGGGACCCGTTCGACCCTGCTCTGGGCCCTCGCGCGGGCAAAGGCAGGCGACAATCCGACCGTGATCGCCTCCAAGGCGGCCGCCGCAGGCTATGACGTATCCCCGATTCGCCAGCTGATTGAAATGCTCGCTGCGCGGAGCTGA
- a CDS encoding P-II family nitrogen regulator, with translation MKYITAIIKPFKFTEVKDALGSAGISGMTVSEVSGFGRQRGQTEVYRGAEYTSAMLPKIKLEIAVPDGLAESIVEVIRRTACNDEIGDGKIFVYELADARRIRTGEQGELAL, from the coding sequence ATGAAATACATCACGGCTATCATCAAACCCTTCAAGTTCACGGAAGTGAAGGACGCACTCGGATCGGCCGGGATTTCCGGCATGACGGTTTCCGAGGTCAGCGGTTTCGGACGCCAGAGAGGGCAGACCGAGGTTTACCGCGGCGCGGAATATACCTCGGCCATGCTGCCCAAGATCAAGCTCGAGATCGCGGTTCCGGACGGCCTTGCCGAATCGATCGTGGAAGTCATTCGCCGCACCGCGTGCAATGACGAGATCGGCGACGGCAAGATCTTCGTTTACGAGCTTGCCGATGCCCGGCGCATCCGGACTGGAGAGCAGGGCGAACTGGCGCTCTGA
- a CDS encoding ammonium transporter codes for MIRKMICGAGVLGASMFAAMPAWAQEAAAAAAPVPNPGNNAWMMTSTVLVLLMILPGLALFYGGLTRSKNMLSTMTQIGAAAALAMIIWVVYGYSTAFGPEGNAFFSWGNAFLANTTPDSTAATFSDEVISEYVFICFQMTFAAITAALVLGATVERMKFSAVMAFTAVWLTIVYFPIAHMVWAGGGLLFEMGALDFAGGTVVHINAGVSALVAALILGKRKGYPSEPMPPHSMTLTMVGTGLLWVGWFGFNAGSELEADGTAGLAMINTFVATASAGLFWMLAERFSGHKGSALGFCSGIVAGLVAVTPAAGNSGPFGAIVLGAIASIICFIMVSKVKPALGYDDSLDAFGVHGIGGIVGAIGTGFVYQPGLGGPGDGSTAMGAQVWIQIQAVLVSIAWAAVGTVIAIFIAKLITGLRVTPEVEQEGLDIGEHGERAYN; via the coding sequence ATGATCCGCAAGATGATTTGCGGCGCTGGCGTACTCGGTGCGTCCATGTTCGCCGCCATGCCCGCCTGGGCCCAGGAAGCCGCCGCTGCGGCCGCTCCGGTGCCCAACCCCGGTAACAATGCCTGGATGATGACCTCGACCGTCCTGGTCCTGCTCATGATCCTGCCCGGCCTTGCCCTGTTCTACGGCGGCCTGACCCGCTCGAAGAACATGCTTTCGACCATGACCCAGATCGGCGCGGCGGCTGCGCTCGCCATGATCATCTGGGTGGTCTATGGTTACTCGACCGCTTTCGGCCCCGAAGGCAACGCCTTCTTCAGCTGGGGCAACGCGTTCCTGGCGAACACCACGCCGGACAGCACGGCCGCCACGTTCTCTGACGAAGTCATCAGCGAATACGTCTTCATCTGCTTCCAGATGACCTTCGCCGCGATCACCGCCGCCCTCGTCCTGGGCGCGACGGTCGAGCGCATGAAGTTCTCGGCAGTGATGGCTTTCACCGCTGTGTGGCTCACCATCGTCTATTTCCCGATCGCGCACATGGTGTGGGCGGGCGGCGGCCTTCTCTTCGAGATGGGCGCTCTCGACTTCGCCGGTGGTACGGTCGTTCACATCAACGCCGGTGTCTCGGCTCTCGTTGCCGCGCTGATCCTCGGCAAGCGCAAGGGCTACCCGAGCGAACCGATGCCGCCGCACTCCATGACGCTGACCATGGTCGGCACCGGCCTGCTGTGGGTGGGTTGGTTCGGCTTCAACGCCGGTTCCGAACTCGAGGCTGACGGCACCGCCGGCCTCGCCATGATCAACACTTTCGTCGCCACCGCTTCGGCCGGCCTGTTCTGGATGCTTGCCGAGCGTTTCTCGGGCCACAAGGGTTCGGCACTGGGCTTCTGCTCGGGCATCGTCGCCGGCCTCGTCGCCGTCACCCCGGCAGCTGGCAACTCGGGCCCGTTCGGCGCGATCGTGCTTGGCGCCATCGCTTCGATCATCTGCTTCATCATGGTTTCGAAGGTGAAGCCGGCCCTCGGCTACGATGACTCGCTCGACGCTTTCGGCGTCCACGGCATCGGCGGCATCGTCGGCGCCATCGGCACCGGCTTTGTCTATCAGCCGGGCCTTGGCGGACCGGGCGACGGTTCGACCGCGATGGGCGCCCAGGTGTGGATCCAGATCCAGGCGGTTCTCGTCTCGATCGCATGGGCCGCCGTCGGCACCGTCATCGCGATCTTCATCGCCAAGCTGATCACCGGCCTGCGCGTCACTCCCGAAGTCGAGCAGGAAGGCCTCGACATCGGCGAGCACGGCGAGCGCGCCTACAACTAA
- a CDS encoding P-II family nitrogen regulator translates to MKFIIAIIKPFKLDEVREALGAIGVAGMTVSEVKGFGRQKGQTEIYRGAEYSTNMLPKVKIEVAATDDLAAKIVETIQQVASTEAIGDGKIFVLDLAAAVRIRTGESGDTAL, encoded by the coding sequence ATGAAGTTCATCATAGCCATCATCAAGCCCTTCAAGCTCGACGAAGTTCGAGAAGCGCTGGGTGCGATCGGTGTCGCAGGCATGACCGTGTCCGAGGTGAAGGGATTCGGGCGCCAGAAGGGCCAGACGGAAATCTATCGTGGGGCCGAGTATTCGACCAACATGCTGCCGAAGGTGAAGATCGAGGTCGCCGCGACCGACGATCTGGCCGCCAAGATCGTGGAAACGATCCAGCAGGTAGCAAGCACCGAAGCAATCGGCGACGGCAAGATCTTTGTCCTCGACCTTGCTGCGGCTGTGCGTATCCGCACCGGCGAATCCGGCGACACCGCGCTTTGA
- a CDS encoding endonuclease/exonuclease/phosphatase family protein, whose amino-acid sequence MKIRFASYNIHKAVGLDRRRDHERILRILREVDADIVALQEVDRRFGRRMTALPLDAIHDATDYRPVPMSMKPDSLGWHGNAILVRKGIDIVEAAPVPLPVLEPRGAVRADLMVEGHRFRVVGMHLDLSGLRRRHQIRSVLTHVAECDHDCPTVLMGDLNEWAVHGGCFREFDASWQILAPGQSFPARRPIARLDRIIVSRQWEVLEAKVHHSPLSAVGSDHLPVHASLVLPKK is encoded by the coding sequence GTGAAGATCAGGTTCGCCAGCTACAACATCCACAAGGCGGTCGGTCTCGATCGCCGACGCGACCATGAGCGCATCCTGCGCATCCTGCGCGAAGTCGATGCCGATATCGTGGCCCTGCAGGAGGTCGACCGTCGCTTCGGCAGGCGGATGACGGCGCTGCCCCTCGACGCGATCCACGATGCGACGGATTACCGTCCGGTCCCGATGTCGATGAAACCCGACAGTCTGGGCTGGCACGGGAACGCGATCCTCGTGCGCAAGGGCATAGACATTGTCGAAGCGGCGCCCGTACCCTTGCCGGTCCTGGAGCCGCGCGGGGCGGTGCGGGCCGATCTCATGGTGGAAGGCCATCGTTTCCGTGTGGTGGGCATGCACCTCGACCTGTCGGGCCTTCGCCGACGCCACCAGATCCGCAGCGTCCTTACCCATGTTGCCGAGTGCGATCACGATTGCCCCACGGTGCTGATGGGCGATCTCAACGAATGGGCCGTCCACGGTGGCTGTTTTCGTGAATTCGACGCCAGTTGGCAGATCCTTGCGCCAGGGCAGAGTTTCCCTGCGCGCAGGCCGATTGCCCGGCTGGATCGCATTATCGTGTCGCGTCAATGGGAAGTGCTCGAAGCGAAGGTCCACCATAGTCCGCTATCGGCGGTCGGATCGGACCACCTGCCCGTCCATGCCTCGCTGGTGTTGCCTAAAAAATAG
- a CDS encoding peptide chain release factor 3, with product MTASRRTFAIISHPDAGKTTLTEKLLLQGGAIHLAGQVKARGQARRARSDWMKIEQQRGISVTSSVMTFERTDADGNTITFNLLDTPGHEDFSEDTYRTLTAVDSAIMVIDAAKGIEPQTRKLFEVCRLRSVPIITFVNKVDREGRACFDLLDEVADMLALDVCPMSWPVGMGGLFQGILDLKSGKVSRPEGGSKEFLGKVDENVELPEEVAEEIELAQAGYPEFDIEAYRGGDLTPVFFGSALKNFGVVELIEAIANFAPPPRPQPTEAGPVDPEHKEVTGFIFKVQANMDPMHRDRIAFMRLVSGTFKRGMKLTPSGLGKPIAVHSPILFFAQDREIADSAEPGDIIGIPNHGTLRVGDTLSEKNQIRFTGLPNFAPEILRRVALRDPTKTKQLRKALDDLSEEGVIQVFYPEIGSQWIVGVVGQLQLDVLISRLEAEYKVEAVLEASPFDTARWIKGDDKALRDFADFNKMNLAKDRDGDPVFMAKSAWDVSYQQERNPDLTFSATKER from the coding sequence ATGACTGCATCGCGCCGCACCTTCGCCATTATCTCGCATCCTGACGCGGGCAAGACGACCCTGACCGAGAAGCTCCTGCTTCAGGGCGGGGCGATTCACCTTGCCGGACAGGTCAAGGCGCGCGGCCAGGCGCGCCGCGCGCGCTCGGACTGGATGAAGATCGAACAGCAGCGCGGCATCTCGGTGACCAGCTCGGTCATGACTTTCGAGCGTACCGATGCCGATGGCAACACGATCACATTCAACCTGCTCGACACGCCGGGCCACGAAGACTTCTCCGAGGACACCTACCGCACGCTAACCGCGGTCGATTCGGCGATCATGGTCATCGACGCGGCCAAGGGCATCGAGCCGCAGACCCGCAAGCTGTTCGAGGTCTGTCGTCTGCGGTCGGTGCCGATCATCACTTTCGTCAACAAGGTCGACCGCGAAGGCCGGGCCTGTTTCGACCTGCTCGACGAAGTGGCCGACATGCTTGCGCTCGATGTCTGCCCGATGTCGTGGCCGGTCGGCATGGGTGGCCTCTTCCAGGGCATTCTCGATCTCAAGAGCGGCAAGGTCAGCCGTCCGGAAGGCGGCAGCAAGGAATTCCTCGGCAAGGTCGACGAAAACGTCGAACTGCCCGAGGAAGTCGCGGAGGAAATCGAGCTGGCCCAGGCCGGCTATCCCGAATTCGACATCGAGGCCTATCGCGGGGGCGACCTGACTCCGGTGTTCTTCGGTTCCGCGCTCAAGAACTTCGGCGTGGTCGAACTGATCGAGGCGATCGCCAACTTCGCGCCGCCGCCGCGCCCGCAGCCGACCGAGGCAGGGCCGGTCGATCCCGAGCACAAGGAAGTCACTGGCTTCATCTTCAAGGTCCAGGCCAACATGGACCCGATGCACCGCGACCGCATCGCCTTCATGCGGCTGGTCTCGGGCACCTTCAAGCGCGGGATGAAGCTGACGCCGTCGGGGCTGGGCAAGCCGATCGCGGTGCACTCGCCGATCCTCTTCTTCGCGCAGGACCGTGAGATCGCGGACAGCGCCGAGCCTGGCGATATCATCGGAATCCCCAACCACGGCACCTTGCGCGTCGGCGATACCCTGTCCGAGAAGAACCAGATCCGCTTCACCGGCCTGCCCAACTTCGCGCCGGAAATCCTGCGGCGCGTCGCGCTCAGGGATCCGACCAAGACCAAGCAGCTGCGCAAGGCGCTCGACGACCTGTCCGAAGAGGGCGTGATCCAGGTCTTCTATCCGGAGATCGGCTCGCAGTGGATCGTCGGCGTCGTCGGCCAGCTCCAGCTCGACGTGCTGATCTCGCGGCTGGAGGCCGAGTACAAGGTCGAGGCGGTGCTCGAGGCATCGCCCTTCGACACGGCGCGCTGGATCAAGGGCGACGACAAGGCGCTCCGGGACTTTGCGGATTTCAACAAGATGAACCTCGCCAAGGACCGCGACGGCGATCCGGTGTTCATGGCCAAGTCCGCCTGGGACGTCAGCTACCAGCAGGAACGCAATCCCGATCTGACCTTCAGCGCCACCAAGGAGCGTTGA
- a CDS encoding SDR family NAD(P)-dependent oxidoreductase has product MKTVLVTGATAGIGEACARAFVKAGWRVVATGRRAERLEALASELGADKVHPCVFDVRDEAARDAALAALPEDFAQIDCLVNNAGLALGTQPAQKSDLAEWKTMIETNVTSLVSLTHKLLPALIERKAVIVNLSSVAATYPYTGGNVYGGTKAFVRQFSLGLRSDLSGTGVRVTSIEPGMVETEFTVIRTGGDKEASDRLYAGVNPLTGADIADVVLWVASQPPHVNINALELMPVNQSFAGFQVAREG; this is encoded by the coding sequence ATGAAGACCGTTCTCGTCACCGGTGCCACGGCCGGTATCGGCGAAGCCTGTGCCCGCGCTTTCGTGAAAGCGGGTTGGCGCGTGGTGGCTACCGGCCGCCGGGCGGAGCGGCTCGAGGCTCTGGCAAGCGAGCTGGGGGCGGACAAGGTCCACCCTTGCGTATTCGACGTGCGCGATGAAGCAGCCCGCGACGCTGCATTGGCCGCGCTTCCCGAAGATTTTGCGCAGATCGACTGCCTCGTGAACAATGCCGGGCTCGCGCTCGGCACCCAGCCGGCGCAAAAGTCCGATCTCGCCGAATGGAAGACGATGATCGAGACCAACGTGACGTCGCTGGTCTCGCTCACCCACAAGCTCTTGCCGGCGCTGATCGAACGCAAGGCGGTGATCGTGAACCTTTCCTCGGTTGCGGCGACCTACCCCTACACCGGCGGCAACGTCTATGGCGGAACCAAGGCCTTCGTGCGCCAGTTCTCGCTGGGCCTGCGCTCGGACCTGTCGGGCACCGGCGTGCGCGTGACCTCGATCGAGCCGGGCATGGTCGAGACCGAGTTTACCGTCATCCGCACCGGCGGCGACAAGGAGGCCTCGGACCGCCTCTATGCCGGGGTGAACCCGTTGACGGGGGCGGATATCGCCGATGTCGTGCTGTGGGTCGCCAGCCAGCCGCCGCACGTCAATATCAATGCTCTTGAGCTCATGCCGGTCAACCAGTCCTTCGCCGGTTTCCAGGTTGCCCGCGAAGGATAG
- a CDS encoding aldose 1-epimerase family protein, giving the protein MPEVELLTIGSGDLTARINPFGAELWSLTDALGREFMTDADPAFWGGHAPLLFPIVGALNGDRYLLEGLEYALPKHGFARNSLFETIAAEESRACFRLTDSEATRAVYPFAFALEVEFRLEGMTLHMTATVRNTGEAQLPFSFGYHPAFAWPLPGGSEKADHVIAFAEPEPQPIRRIDPPSGLLLSEVFESPVEGHHLELDAALFEPDAMIWDAPTSRSLTFGTPGGSQLAIAFPDTPMLGIWQKPGARYLCIEPWQGHADPVGFAGEFRSKPGIVELEPGASRSFRMDVTVLTAD; this is encoded by the coding sequence GTGCCGGAAGTGGAATTGCTGACTATCGGTTCCGGCGATCTGACTGCCCGGATCAACCCTTTCGGGGCCGAGTTGTGGTCGCTGACCGATGCCCTCGGGCGCGAGTTCATGACCGATGCCGATCCGGCGTTCTGGGGCGGCCATGCTCCGCTGCTGTTCCCCATCGTCGGCGCGCTCAATGGTGACAGGTACCTGCTCGAGGGGCTGGAATACGCACTGCCCAAGCACGGCTTTGCCCGCAATTCCCTGTTCGAAACAATCGCAGCAGAAGAGAGCCGCGCCTGCTTTCGGCTGACGGACAGTGAGGCGACGCGCGCGGTCTATCCCTTCGCCTTCGCGCTGGAGGTGGAGTTCCGCCTGGAGGGCATGACGCTGCACATGACGGCGACGGTCCGCAACACCGGCGAAGCGCAGTTGCCTTTCAGCTTCGGCTATCATCCCGCCTTTGCCTGGCCGCTGCCCGGCGGGTCGGAAAAGGCCGATCACGTCATTGCCTTCGCCGAGCCCGAGCCGCAGCCGATCCGGCGAATCGATCCGCCAAGCGGCCTGCTGCTTTCCGAAGTCTTCGAATCCCCGGTCGAGGGGCATCATCTGGAACTCGATGCCGCGCTGTTCGAGCCGGATGCGATGATCTGGGACGCGCCGACGAGCCGTTCGCTGACTTTCGGGACGCCCGGCGGCTCGCAGCTTGCCATCGCCTTTCCCGATACGCCGATGCTGGGCATCTGGCAGAAACCCGGCGCACGCTACTTGTGCATCGAGCCCTGGCAGGGCCATGCCGATCCGGTGGGATTCGCTGGAGAGTTCCGCAGCAAGCCGGGGATCGTCGAACTCGAACCCGGCGCCAGCCGTTCGTTCCGCATGGATGTGACCGTCCTGACGGCCGATTGA